In the Oryza glaberrima chromosome 6, OglaRS2, whole genome shotgun sequence genome, one interval contains:
- the LOC127775663 gene encoding uncharacterized protein LOC127775663, which yields MIETAKDAADLEKAIGVMVDDAAQAEAMAGDQNEALVPADLLVQGGDAKKPNQHARKKWLRLWLIVVWVMILTNHFFIEGGHNVDAESNDLYFTLVMFIGLLCAICLMFRALK from the exons ATGATCGAGACGGCCAAGGACGCGGCGGATTTGGAAAAGGCGATCGGCGTCATGGTGGATGATGCTGCTCAAGCTGAGGCGATGGCTGGAGACCAAAACGAGGCCCTGGTTCCTGCAGATCTGCTC GTGCAAGGGGGTGATGCTAAGAAGCCGAATCAACATGCCCGGAAGAAGTGGCTACGGCTGTGGTTGATCGTTGTCTGGGTGATGATCCTGACCAACCATTTCTTCATCGAGGGAGGCCACAACGTTGATGCCGAATCCAACGACCTGTATTTCACGCTCGTCATGTTCATCGGCCTCCTGTGTGCCATATGCCTCATGTTTCGCGCCCTTAAATAA